Part of the Gadus macrocephalus chromosome 22, ASM3116895v1 genome, ATCAGTGTGTAACTCGAGCGGCAGCATCCTTCAGGGGGTGCAGCAGAACAACACAGCGCTGGCGCTGGCCCTGCAGGCGGAAAAGGAGAAGCTGAGGCAGGCCTACGGGGTGGTCTTGCAGCTGAAGAGGGAGCAGCAGGCGCTGTTCCTCCACCTCTTGCTGCTCAAGAGGAGGCTCCGGGACCAGGAACTCACGGACCAGGACGCCACGGCAAGGAAGGTGAGCGAGTCTTTGGTGTTTTGATGCCTCCTAGTCCTAGAAGAGCAAGGCATTCATGTTAGTTAGTAAGTACGTTAGTCCTCCAAGGTCAGGGGTATATGAGGTCTCAGCAGCTGTTGCCTGATCCTAATGTGTTACAATGGAAGAACGTTGAGTTCGGTTCTATGTGTTTGTAATTCCTTCCTGAATTCCattctcttctttttcttttagtgTGACTCCACTTCTATTGAAGCTGCCTCCCACAATCCTTTGGAATTGTCAAGGTAAAAGTCACAACTGAAATAATTAATCATCAATAACAATTATAATTCTTTATCATATACTGACTTTAGTCATGTAATACTTGTTCTTTTTACCATATTTCAGGCAAACACAGATTACCTCTCACAAATCCCCTGTATCAGAAGAAAAGCCAGCTGTAATTCAAGGTATTCACAAAACTAGTAATACAATTTAAGGGACCTCACACAGCTTTTAATTTGACACTTAATGTAAAAAAGTTAATATAAATGACAACCATTGCAATGTCTGTCTGGCAACACGAGTAATAACACGGATGTGTCCAGGACCCCCGGCACCTGAAGAGGCCGGGGAGAGTGCCTTCGTCTTCACCCTGCCCTCCACTgtgggcgtgaggcgccggagAGCGGAGAGCTGCACCCGGAGACGCTCCCAGCAGACCCAGCAGCGGCGCTCGTTCAGCAAACCTGGGGGCTCTGTGGACACAGTGGCGGAGGGTATGCTGGTGGCGGGGGGGCTGTTGACGGCGAGCCCCATACACAGTGACTGTAGCGCACAGAACCCAAGAGCATCACCTCCAGGAGGAGCGACAGCAGGGCCCGCCGACCCTATCGGCTCCGATCGGATCCAGCACTCCACCCCCGGGCCGTTCCCTGCTAAATCCACACACCAGCCGCAGCCTCGCAAGAAACACCCCCAGCAGCAACAGCCACAGCGGGTCAAACAAGAACCCGCCGCGCGGAACACCGAGAGATCTCGCAAGGGGGAGCGGGCCCCTTTGAAGAAACCCTGGGAGAACACCAAGGTCAGCAGAACCCGCTCCAAGAGTCGGGACCGCTCAGCCAGGCCCCCGGCCGCACAGGGGCCGCCGGCCGACAATCTCAACACCTCACTGGGCTTTAACGACACGTTCGACTTCGACTGCGAGGAGGCGGTCCACCTCACCCCGTTCAAGGCCAAGGCCGAGGCGGCACAGGCCGAGACGGCCGTCCACAGAGACGGGGAAGGAGAGAGCCCGCTGACGACGCCACACGCAGGTACCCCAGGGGAATCCCCCACGGGGGAGCCCCCCCTGTCCTCGCCTGAGTCGGAGGGGGAGCTGTACGTCCCTCGGAGGGGCCGGAGGAAACGCAGCTCCCCAGAGAAGAGCAGGACGCTGCCTGGGCGCAGGGGGAGAAGGGTCACCAGGGTGGTCCTCCACCCACAACAGGAAGTGTCCGGTGAGCATTtcagaataataacaataattgttcattttgtttataaagCGATTTCATTTACACAATCTCAAAGTGCTGTACAGTGAAAAGAATGTCCAAGTAGAGCTAAAACAATAAAACGCAAACTCAATACTTAGTGCCTTCCTAATAAAATGGTATTCAggcttgtttgtgttttgttgtattaGGATGTTGATCTATAGAGTTAGTCACTAACTTCGATGtacatatggtgtgtgtgtgtgtgtgtgtgtgtgtgtgtataaagtcTTTAGagacaaggaaacagaaaaTACGGCTATGGTGCAAGAGAGTAAGGCGCCTCCTTGCCCTGAATCCCCTGATTGGATGTCCTCCAGAAGCCCCGCCCCAAAAACGGCCAACCAGGAAAGCCCATCAGGTTAGTCTCGAGGAATAGGCCTGTCCTTTGTTTCCTGAGGGCACCTCTACTGGTTAACATCCTcactgatggatggatgtgtgaTCATCCCTTCAGGGAAATTGAGGCATAACCGCAACATCAGTACAAgcaaataagaataaaaaaggAATTTAAAGGAAAAATTTAATTTGGTTGACTCTGGTGACCTCAGTCAAGCCAACTTATGAAGAACTCCCATAGCACTCCTCAGAGCaacgttaataataataatgcattgaaTTTGCATAgcacgtatatatatattttttaacgcTTTTAACgttagcgtgtgtgcgtgtgtgtgtgtgttcgtgtgtgtgcgtgtgtgtgtgtctgtgtgtgtgtgcagagctcCAGCAGGTGGGCGTGCTGGTGGTGACGCCAGGCCTGAAGGCTGAGATGATGAGGATAGACAGCGTCCTGTCCATCTCCATGGACCCTTCTTCTTCGGACCCCACGACCCCCGCCTTACCCAGCAAACGCCCCCGGAAGACCACCAACATATGCAAGAAACGtaagccccccaccccccccccctccttggc contains:
- the sgo1 gene encoding shugoshin 1 isoform X1, which encodes MARERGQKKSFKQSLDDIKEKMRDKRTKRLAGASAPRGKRINKTNVCNSSGSILQGVQQNNTALALALQAEKEKLRQAYGVVLQLKREQQALFLHLLLLKRRLRDQELTDQDATARKCDSTSIEAASHNPLELSRQTQITSHKSPVSEEKPAVIQGPPAPEEAGESAFVFTLPSTVGVRRRRAESCTRRRSQQTQQRRSFSKPGGSVDTVAEGMLVAGGLLTASPIHSDCSAQNPRASPPGGATAGPADPIGSDRIQHSTPGPFPAKSTHQPQPRKKHPQQQQPQRVKQEPAARNTERSRKGERAPLKKPWENTKVSRTRSKSRDRSARPPAAQGPPADNLNTSLGFNDTFDFDCEEAVHLTPFKAKAEAAQAETAVHRDGEGESPLTTPHAGTPGESPTGEPPLSSPESEGELYVPRRGRRKRSSPEKSRTLPGRRGRRVTRVVLHPQQEVSVFRDKETENTAMVQESKAPPCPESPDWMSSRSPAPKTANQESPSELQQVGVLVVTPGLKAEMMRIDSVLSISMDPSSSDPTTPALPSKRPRKTTNICKKRGFGVKSVGRGLSLCDVTNMSPTAYLKVPGAGSRPSDGSTPSLKRRCTLTVDYKEPSLGAKLRRGDKHTDLQFLRSPIFKPSPGARRSVKGASRKSQQPLLKYNESFVGCR
- the sgo1 gene encoding shugoshin 1 isoform X2 encodes the protein MARERGQKKSFKQSLDDIKEKMRDKRTKRLAGASAPRGKRINKTNVCNSSGSILQGVQQNNTALALALQAEKEKLRQAYGVVLQLKREQQALFLHLLLLKRRLRDQELTDQDATARKCDSTSIEAASHNPLELSRQTQITSHKSPVSEEKPAVIQGPPAPEEAGESAFVFTLPSTVGVRRRRAESCTRRRSQQTQQRRSFSKPGGSVDTVAEGMLVAGGLLTASPIHSDCSAQNPRASPPGGATAGPADPIGSDRIQHSTPGPFPAKSTHQPQPRKKHPQQQQPQRVKQEPAARNTERSRKGERAPLKKPWENTKVSRTRSKSRDRSARPPAAQGPPADNLNTSLGFNDTFDFDCEEAVHLTPFKAKAEAAQAETAVHRDGEGESPLTTPHAGTPGESPTGEPPLSSPESEGELYVPRRGRRKRSSPEKSRTLPGRRGRRVTRVVLHPQQEVSVFRDKETENTAMVQESKAPPCPESPDWMSSRSPAPKTANQESPSELQQVGVLVVTPGLKAEMMRIDSVLSISMDPSSSDPTTPALPSKRPRKTTNICKKPYLKVPGAGSRPSDGSTPSLKRRCTLTVDYKEPSLGAKLRRGDKHTDLQFLRSPIFKPSPGARRSVKGASRKSQQPLLKYNESFVGCR